One part of the Asterias amurensis chromosome 11, ASM3211899v1 genome encodes these proteins:
- the LOC139944004 gene encoding ribosomal RNA-processing protein 7 homolog A-like has product MATSNSISGFTVLPIQLNVKSKAGHVLYYREHRVREEDLTKPANRTLFVVNIPPFCNQECLERLFEHCGTVESVVLQDKPTSSHTSSVNSSKYFTSPSEKSQGFQFAFVVFEKSSSLLKAKQLPSMLSKPFLLSTENRPILTGYKKWCSEYSRGRPNSEDLQKDIDDFMQDHDTKVHEAEKESEAQEGVPDDEGWVTVTRKSAKPAVARTEKNQRRLRAKERKKREKTELLNFYTFQMRETKREHIAELRKKFEEDKVKIAEMKAARKFKPF; this is encoded by the exons ATGGCTACCTCAAATTCGATTTCAGGATTCACAG TTCTTCCAATCCAGTTGAACGTGAAGAGTAAAGCAGGACATGTTCTGTATTATAGAGAACACAGAGTGAGAGAAGAAGACCTCACTAAACCAGCGAACAGAACACTCTTTGTCGTCAATATTCCGCCTTTCTGCAACCAG GAATGTCTTGAGAGACTGTTTGAACATTGTGGGACAGTTGAGAGCGTCGTCTTGCAGGACAAACCCACATCATCACACACTTCATCAGTGAACTCCTCTAAGTATTTCACCTCTCCTTCAGAAAAGTCACAG GGTTTCCAGTTTGCCTTTGTAGTATTTGAGAAGTCCTCGTCGTTACTCAAGGCGAAGCAGCTACCAAGCATGTTATCCAAGCCATTTTTGTTATCAACAGAGAATCGCCCTATCCTGACTGGTTACAAAA AGTGGTGTTCGGAGTACTCAAGAGGTCGTCCAAATTCGGAAGATCTCCAAAAAGATATTGACGATTTCATGCAAGATCATGACACCAAAGTACATGAG GCTGAGAAGGAAAGCGAGGCACAAGAGGGCGTCCCAGATGACGAGGGTTGGGTGACGGTAACGAGGAAGAGCGCTAAGCCAGCCGTAGCAAGAACTGAAAAGAATCAACGACGACTACGAGCCAAGGAGAGGAAGAAGAGAGAGAAGACAGAGTTACTCAACTTCTATACCTTCCAAATGCGTGAGACAAAACGGGAGC ATATTGCCGAGCTGCGCAAAAAGTTTGAGGAAGACAAAGTGAAGATAGCCGAGATGAAAGCTGCAAGAAAATTTAAACCTTTCTAA